ATGACACAGTTCTCTACTTCACCTTCAATAACACATCCATCGGCAAGAATAGAATTCTTAACAGATGCACCTGGTGCTATATAATGAGGAGGTAATGAGAAGTTTCTTGTGTAGATTCTCATCTTATCATCATTTAAGTCAATCTGAGGATTTTCATCCAGAAGTTCCATATTAGCTTCCCATAAACTGTCGATCGTTCCTACATCTCTCCAGTATCCATCAAATGAGTAAGCATACATCTTTCTTCCATCTTCTAACATTCTTGGAATAATGTTCTTACCAAAATCGTGTTCTGACTCTGGATCATTTCCATCATCGATCAGATACTGACGGATCAGTTTCCATTTAAAGATATAGATACCCATAGAAGCTTTTGTACTCTTTGGTTCTGCTGGTTTTTCTTCGAATTCATAAATACGTTCATCTTCATCTGTATTCATGATTCCAAAACGTTTTGCTTCTTCATAAGTTACATTCAGAACTGAGATCGTACAATCTGCACCTTTCTCTTTATGATACTGAAGCATCTTGTCATAATCCATGGTACAGATCTGGTCACCAGATAATACAATGATATGATCTGGATCAAAATTATCAATGAAATTGATGTTCTGATAAATCGCATCTGCCGTTCCACGGTACCAGTTACCTGTTTCTCCCTTCATATATGGAGGTAAAACATAAGCACCTCCGTTTAAGCTGTCAAGATCCCAGAATCCTCCAGTACCAATATATGCATTTAACTCCAGTGGTTCATACTGTGTTAAAACTCCGACTGTGTCAATTCCTGAGTTTGTACAGTTTGACAGTGGGAAGTCAATGATCTTATATTTTCCACCATAGGATACGGCTGGTTTTGCTTTCTTCTGAGTTAATGCGAACAATCTGCTTCCTTGTCCCCCTGCAAGCAGCATCGCAACGATTTCTTTTTTGTTAATCATAGCTCTTTGTCCTCCTTTATTTTACACCTTGATCATTATTCTTTTTTGTTCTTCTTGTCTTGCTTGTTCTTTTTTTTGGCTGTTCCTCTTCTTTCTCTGTTGTTTGCTTTGTTACCTTTATATCTTCTTTTTTTGGAGTGTCTTTCTTAGTCTCCGGCGCCTCTTCTTTTGTTACTTTCTTTGTAACTTCCAGCTTTTTCTCTACTGTTTTCTTCACAGCTTCTGTTTTCTTCTCCTGTGCTGCCTTCTTTGCTGGCTCTGCTTTCTTTGCAGTGGCTTTCTTTGCCGGCTCTGCCTTCTTTGCTGCACTCTTTCGTGGTTTTGTCTCCACTTCCTCGATCTTATAGTAAACAACACTTAGTGGTTTTAAGGAAATTTCTGCTGCCTGTTGGTAAACAGCTTTCTTTCCTTCAGATGGTACTTTCACCTTCTTCGTTGAAACTTTAGATTCGGAAACATCTCCATCTCCACCAAAATCAAGCTCACTGCTGTCTAAGATCTTCGTAAGTTTTGATTTCTTTGGTAATGGAACCTTGTATTTATCCCATTCCATCGGTGTAAAATTGCAGACACAAAGAA
The sequence above is drawn from the Anaerostipes hadrus ATCC 29173 = JCM 17467 genome and encodes:
- a CDS encoding glucose-1-phosphate adenylyltransferase, which gives rise to MINKKEIVAMLLAGGQGSRLFALTQKKAKPAVSYGGKYKIIDFPLSNCTNSGIDTVGVLTQYEPLELNAYIGTGGFWDLDSLNGGAYVLPPYMKGETGNWYRGTADAIYQNINFIDNFDPDHIIVLSGDQICTMDYDKMLQYHKEKGADCTISVLNVTYEEAKRFGIMNTDEDERIYEFEEKPAEPKSTKASMGIYIFKWKLIRQYLIDDGNDPESEHDFGKNIIPRMLEDGRKMYAYSFDGYWRDVGTIDSLWEANMELLDENPQIDLNDDKMRIYTRNFSLPPHYIAPGASVKNSILADGCVIEGEVENCVIHSGVKIGKGSVVKNSVIMKDTVVRTDCQIDKALIDEEVVIEQGCKVGEGNNVTVIGYHCVALENATVEDGAMIYPDTILH